One part of the Ziziphus jujuba cultivar Dongzao chromosome 2, ASM3175591v1 genome encodes these proteins:
- the LOC107419291 gene encoding transcription factor PRE3: MSSRRSSSSSRSAASKPTDDEINELVLKLQTLLPLLRHNSTVAEASTILEETCSYIKRLRREVDNLSERLSQLMDTADITQVEVIRKLLQD; this comes from the exons ATGTCAAGCAGaaggtcatcatcatcatcaagatcaGCAGCTTCAAAACCCACAGATGATGAAATTAATGAGCTCGTCTTGAAACTACAAACATTGTTGCCACTACTAAGGCACAATTCAACG GTAGCAGAAGCATCAACAATTTTGGAAGAAACTTGCAGTTACATCAAGAGGCTGAGAAGAGAAGTTGATAACCTGAGTGAAAGACTTTCTCAGCTCATGGATACTGCTGACATTACTCAAGTTGAGGTTATTAGAAAATTActgcaagattaa